The Desulfovibrio sp. DNA window AACCTGTGGGGGGTTATATAACAGTGTCGGGGGCAGCCTGCGCCGCCCCCGACACGGCCACGAAAGTGTGGCCATGAAACGACGAACCGGGCAGCAGCAGAAGGCCGCCGCCCGGTTCGCTAGTTATTTGCTTCTAGTGTCCGCAGCCGCCGGAGCAGCCGCTGCAACCACCGCCCGTCTGGGGCAGGGGAACTGTAGGCTCAACAGTGAAGCCAGAGTAGGTCAGGTCAATCTTCACGCCTTCAACCTGGGCAAGAAGCTCCTTGTTGATGCAGAAGGTGAACCCGCCCTGTTCTTCGCTCATATCCTCGTCCGTGGCGGCATCAAGTGCCAGGGCCAGGTGAGGCCCGCTACAACCGCCAGGGGCGAGATACACGCGAATGGAGCTCTTTTCCTTACCTTCAAAAAAGGCCGCCAGTTCCTTCTGGGCGCTTTCGGTCAGTTCAAGCATGGTTCCTCCGATGTTTTTCGATAACTCGATATTTATATATTGTAGAGTAACGAAAAACAGGCTGGCCAGCTTCTTCCGGCCAGCGGGGACCATCCCGCCTTAGGCGTTGCTGCCGCAGCCGCTTGAGCAGCTGCTGCAACCACCACCGTTGCCGTCAGAAGCGAAGGGCACTACGGG harbors:
- a CDS encoding IscA/HesB family protein, translating into MLELTESAQKELAAFFEGKEKSSIRVYLAPGGCSGPHLALALDAATDEDMSEEQGGFTFCINKELLAQVEGVKIDLTYSGFTVEPTVPLPQTGGGCSGCSGGCGH